The Tigriopus californicus strain San Diego chromosome 5, Tcal_SD_v2.1, whole genome shotgun sequence genome includes a region encoding these proteins:
- the LOC131880732 gene encoding large ribosomal subunit protein mL43-like: MTSRCLFLKHGFIFNNAPLKNGLGRFIPQLQRVTIKFCKESGGSVGIRQFIEKEVVEFAQKNPHVSLYLKPRRHRDPFIVAEYLNGEKHHFPLKNKDFTYVVETVDSLLHHSGKEFQIQEKQHYTDQTSIQGMWHPFTHVDPSVAVSQFPNDQFSTPFGVPMTATEKLKELFEAQKKA; encoded by the exons ATGACCAGTCGTTGCCTCTTTCTTAAGCACGGATTCATCTTCAACAATGCTCCCTTGAAGAATGGCCTGGGCCGATTCATTCCTCAATTGCAACGtgtcaccatcaaattctGCAAAGAATCTGGAGGATCCGTCGGAATTAG GCAATTTATCGAAAAGGAAGTGGTTGAATTTGCTCAGAAGAACCCTCATGTCTCGTTGTATTTGAAACCCAGACGCCATCGGGACCCTTTTATTGTGGCCGAATATT TGAATGGGGAAAAGCATCATTTTCCTCTTAAGAATAAGGATTTCACTTATGTGGTGGAGACTGTGGATTCGTTGCTTCATCATTCAGGGAAAGAGTTTCAGATTCAGGAGAAGCAGCACTACACGGACCAAACTTCGATTCAAGGAATGTGGCATCCATTCACTCATGTGGATCCGAGTGTGGCTGTGAGCCAATTTCCCAAT GACCAGTTCTCGACTCCATTTGGCGTGCCCATGACTGCCACTGAGAAGTTGAAAGAACTGTTTGAAGCTCAAAAGAAGGCTTAA
- the LOC131880731 gene encoding beta-galactoside alpha-2,6-sialyltransferase 1-like (The sequence of the model RefSeq protein was modified relative to this genomic sequence to represent the inferred CDS: added 16 bases not found in genome assembly): MKILASLLCVFLVLLCTGSLAYVYILWKHYWIRIEKLQKNTYHPRKSGPAVGIHFDETTNSFVVNNRPIHLKNQDSDSAEPKKPDLQVPNDKLMEHIIHYEKQIVSQLRNVVTGTGKSFDAGEIKNSYRVNYNGSRTFEMQPKDPPQNLVCSAMKHAKLATFIKGDPFFRSQELDRYFMDKQILEGQTFDSCGVVSSSGSLSKSGLGSRIDRNDFVIRFNNAPVIGHEKDVGSKTSLRIVNSQVVGKPEFRFLESKTKMYSKAPVLVWDPSGYNSTIAQWYTNPDYPFFETFFSKRLMRPNEELFLLRPESLWSIWNWLQSYNRFPLLPNPPSSGFLGLILALRHCRLIHIYEYLPSMRLTKKCHYYDEEENLGCTIGDWHPLAAEKLMALSMNVANKSEVFYDGYLTVKGASNFQCP, translated from the coding sequence ATGAAGATCTTGGCGAGTTTATTATGTGTATTCCTCGTGCTTTTGTGTACTGGATCATTGGCGTACGTTTATATCTTATGGAAGCATTACTGGATCCGAATTGAGAAGCTTCAAAAGAACACTTATCACCCCCGGAAGTCTGGACCTGCGGTCGGGATCCACTTTGATGAAACCACGAACTCTTTTGTGGTCAATAATCGACCTATCCATCTCAAAAATCAAGATTCGGATTCGGCCGAACCCAAAAAACCGGATCTCCAGGTTCCCAATGACAAACTCATGGAGCATATTATTCATTACGAGAAACAAATTGTCAGCCAATTGCGGAATGTTGTGACTGGTACTGGCAAGAGCTTTGATGCAGGTGAGATCAAGAACTCGTATCGAGTGAACTACAATGGAAGCCGGACCTTTGAGATGCAACCCAAAGATCCACCTCAGAATCTTGTATGCTCGGCCATGAAACATGCCAAATTGGCCACGTTTATCAAAGGTGACCCGTTCTTCCGGTCTCAGGAACTAGATCGTTATTTCATGGACAAGCAGATACTCGAGGGCCAGACCTTTGACTCTTGTGGAGTTGTATCGAGCTCGGGTTCTTTATCCAAGTCGGGATTGGGTTCGAGAATTGATCGCAACGACTTTGTCATTCGCTTTAATAACGCACCTGTGATTGGACACGAGAAAGACGTCGGATCGAAAACATCGCTTCGGATTGTCAACAGTCAAGTGGTGGGAAAGCCAGAATTCCGCTTCCTCGAGTCTAAGACCAAGATGTATTCGAAAGCTCCGGTATTGGTGTGGGATCCGTCCGGCTACAATTCTACCATAGCTCAGTGGTACACCAACCCGGACTATCCGTTCTTCGAAACCTTCTTCTCCAAGAGACTCATGCGCCCCAATGAGGAGTTATTCCTACTCCGACCGGAGTCTCTCTGGTCAATATGGAATTGGCTTCAGTCATACAATCGCTTTCCACTCCTTCCCAATCCACCATCATCCGGGTTTTTGGGcttgattttggccttgagaCACTGTCGCCTGATCCACATTTACGAGTACTTGCCATCAATGAGATTGACCAAGAAGTGTCATTACtacgacgaggaggagaacCTCGGATGCACAATCGGGGATTGGCATCCATTGGCCGCAGAAAAACTGATGGCTCTCTCCATGAACGTGGCTAACAAGAGTGAAGTTTTCTACGACGGGTATCTGACGGTCAAGGGTGCTTCTAA